Proteins from a genomic interval of Yarrowia lipolytica chromosome 1E, complete sequence:
- a CDS encoding uncharacterized protein (Compare to YALI0E02442g, some similarities with uniprot|Q9URT4 Schizosaccahromyces pombe AMS2 CENP-A multicopy suppressor protein 2, similar to Saccharomyces cerevisiae SPT21 (YMR179W); ancestral locus Anc_6.252) encodes MSTPNPMHSRRAAPTMRPKIKLKLLYELNGSSCLARTQFPVDVFAANDIAFANFKQCFSAINSASPEILASASETDYAVYVADCTEADEPMVGRGLLSQLLARPEVDISDTSTLLTGGVVSGRITSSLLSFIPGHAQETVEIRLRFVTIHKASQIASLMSMFLYSSIQQSLSDEQVSQICDGRWISDLQEQGIWEQLLEFKNSVLAEDDNPTRRIISPKKALSPFQSSPITVAPALSAPSVNPDEGIRLVGKISDPQSSSGLLSSSPSRHQTIIRSGRAQEIDKAKEQGQVEKENGNECYNCRTLHASSWRKCTTHDDDGVFTIILCNPCGLWFVNKKEHRPRKYWGKMRDGRPIPPSKRGPRKKSDKTTLVKAEKKPVLKLHDKPLGIQTSIDLTNDARKSTPSSQNPTPVSSHTMAPTPMGSTPVPSHHTQGLNRTHVQENPHLNKRPFQALTQSLQQPPEFESSQTLASRTASLPVSDRGAKRHKTDVASRPSCDAVHSAAIYKPTQFQAATSSPAVTPTMESTATMPSSPGTQTRSNRASAPGSPPRTNSASSSTPFLQPKALPPLPPITPQKVRLTPSKKDKTPDFLVGLSPSRWLSAYLGSSRSPSQFSSHTSPVDHNTVNFFSESDLFTESPFRGLYQGVRSEPFTQSTAGSMPPPSADDDYNMNVLPSSPSIFRMYKDNSDLFSSSSQSTEATSPINKLQQIARNSPDAHKSLEESEEIGNTNKTNKA; translated from the exons ATGTCGACACCGAACCCCATGCACTCACGAAGGGCCGCCCCTACCATGAGGCCGAAAATCAAGT TAAAACTTCTATACGAACTCAACGGAAGCTCGTGCCTGGCACGAACACAGTTCCCCGTCGATGTGTTTGCTGCCAACGACATTGCATTTGCCAACTTCAAACAGTGTTTCAGCGCCATCAACTCTGCGTCACCAGAAATCCTCGCTTCTGCTTCGGAAACAGACTACGCCGTGTACGTGGCAGACTGCACCGAAGCCGATGAGCCCATGGTGGGACGAGGTCTCCTCTCACAACTCCTCGCTCGTCCGGAGGTGGACATCTCCGACACTTCCACGCTGCTCACAGGAGGCGTTGTTTCAGGTCGTATTACTTCATCTCTGCTATCTTTCATCCCTGGCCACGCCCAGGAGACTGTTGAGATTCGACTCCGGTTTGTCACGATACATAAGGCGTCCCAAATTGCATCACTCATGTccatgttcttgtactcctcGATCCAGCAGAGTCTCAGCGACGAACAGGTCTCCCAGATTTGCGATGGGCGATGGATTTCCGACCTCCAAGAGCAGGGTATTTGGGAACAGCTGCTCGAGTTCAAGAACTCTGTGCTGGCTGAAGACGACAACCCCACTCGACGAATTATTTCGCCCAAGAAGGCCCTTTCGCCTTTCCAGAGCTCACCAATTACTGTTGCCCCCGCACTGTCAGCCCCCAGTGTCAACCCCGATGAAGGCATTCGACTCGTTGGTAAAATTTCTGACCCTCAGAGTAGTTCAGGTCTGCTGTCATCCTCTCCCTCCAGACACCAAACAATTATTCGGTCAGGTAGAGCTCAGGAAatcgacaaggccaaggaaCAGGGCCAGGTTGAAAAGGAGAATGGCAATGAGTGTTACAACTGTCGAACGCTGCATGCCTCCAGTTGGAGAAAGTGCACCACtcatgatgatgatggtgtCTTTACAATCATACTCTGCAACCCTTGTGGACTTTGGTTcgtcaacaagaaggagcacCGACCTAGAAAGTACTGGGGTAAAATGAGAGATGGGCGCCCTATTCCTCCCAGTAAAAGAGGTCCCCGAAAGAAGTCCGATAAGACGACTCTTGTcaaggctgagaagaagcccgtTCTCAAGCTGCACGATAAGCCCCTTGGCATCCAGACATCCATCGATCTAACTAACGATGCAAGAAAGTCCACGCCTTCTTCACAGAATCCCACTCCCGTGTCATCACACACCATGGCCCCAACTCCTATGGGCTCTACACCAGTACCGAGCCATCATACTCAGGGACTTAACCGAACGCACGTCCAGGAGAACCCCCATCTCAACAAGCGACCTTTCCAAGCACTTACTCAGAGTCTGCAGCAACCCCCTGAGTTTGAGAGCTCTCAGACCCTGGCCAGTAGGACAGCATCTCTCCCTGTATCTGACAGAGGAGCAAAACGACATAAGACCGATGTTGCCTCTCGGCCTTCATGCGACGCTGTGCACTCAGCTGCTATTTATAAGCCTACCCAGTTCCAGGCTGCAACTTCATCACCAGCTGTCACCCCAACCATGGAGTCTACTGCAACAATGCCAAGCTCTCCTGGCACACAGACCCGGTCAAATAGAGCTTCTGCCCCtggttctcctcctcgaaccaactctgcctcttccagTACCCCCTTCCTTCAGCCGAAGGCGTTGCCCCCGCTTCCACCTATTACTCCCCAAAAAGTCAGACTCACACCCAGCAAAAAAGACAAGACCCCAGACTTTCTGGTAGGTCTTTCTCCATCCCGATGGCTGTCGGCTTACCTTGGCTCGTCGagatctccttctcagtTCTCAAGCCACACCTCCCCCGTTGATCACAACACTGTTAACTTCTTCAGTGAAAGTGATCTGTTCACGGAGTCTCCCTTCAGAGGGCTCTACCAGGGCGTGCGATCAGAGCCGTTCACACAAAGCACAGCTGGGAGCATGCCCCCTCCCTCGGCTGATGACGACTACAACATGAACGTGCTgccttcatctccatcaatCTTCCGAATGTACAAAGACAACAGCGACTTGTTCTCCTCAAGCAGCCAATCCACCGAGGCCACTTCCCCCATCAACAAGCTTCAACAGATTGCTCGAAACTCCCCCGACGCGCACAAGAGcctggaggagtctgaggaAATTGGAAATACTAACAAGACCAATAAGGCCTAG
- a CDS encoding uncharacterized protein (Compare to YALI0E02508g, no similarity, similar to Saccharomyces cerevisiae XRS2 (YDR369C); ancestral locus Anc_5.435), which translates to MWVWSHGEATYHLFPSEFIIGRDKSHVLNMDGKSISRNHVQLIIDKDDSKCEIVSIKKPRIDTGVYVNGLQLKSEERFSIHRSTTYRVQVGRKEDSYFTLKWRPLSFSYHEDEEETLLNEIIKGSDIRMQRYFSEDTTHYVKGKKNSSKLLLAMIKGVYVVGQQFLNELLNRKNEGLAVIWPDESDYVPEPELAIDTSRIQLWAGMTFAFSDRQQLEMLGPVITEGDGKAICLYLEDDTSTTRTIVDDLQRHAGKKVVVRSHEKKYQQIIMDAMGELANKDIIVIDAADLLPAVKECNPSILWHKAQSLSKNIPRPKVERLDTVLMPPEEPENKKPSKPASRPAVNRVKRAPPKQMDLLNFFVKEETDSPPQPEITSSQDKQSQPPSSKGSSQRRPLKQRARVEPIDNLLLFQQPLKRQKVDNNAETEGKETADSAEELVIDDADIVMDNIDLHEESLISEAAPQNTHKPVDFSSAVQNIKSEHAKEEEANLDTESLAQLSIEVKEGSIAVRRPPPLQATRMMSVVNAARYDGRRNFKKFKKQLPGYAENTTHGSFSRFDRRFVALVPDKPAQSDQTSIDDMLHAGENLTDRRIRILRERGEPQKKYRALDDDGEDGAEEADDDDLFLKDSEPEEESEVQTSHAAITIDDDSEDETAFKFSK; encoded by the exons ATGTGGGTTTGGAGCCATGGTGAAGCGACTT ACCATCTATTCCCTTCGGAATTCATCATAGGCCGTGATAAGAGTCACGTTCTCAACATGGATGGAAAATCCATCAGCCGGAATCATGTTCAGCTTATCATTGACAAGGACGACTCGAAATGTGAAATTGTCAGCATCAAGAAGCCTCGAATCGACACAGGTGTGTATGTCAACGGACTGCAGCTGAAATCTGAGGAGCGATTCTCGATACACAGAAGCACGACTTACAGGGTTCAAGTGGGGCGAAAGGAGGACTCATATTTCACATTGAAATGGCGACCGCTATCGTTTTCGTACcatgaagatgaggaggagacactATTAAATGAGATTATCAAGGGGTCTGATATTAGGATGCAACGATACTTTTCAGAAGACACGACTCATTATGTTAAGGGGAAGAAGAACTCCTCCAAGCTGCTCCTGGCTATGATCAAGGGGGTGTATGTGGTGGGACAACAATTTCTcaatgagcttctcaatcGCAAGAACGAAGGACTGGCTGTGATCTGGCCTGATGAGAGCGACTACGTGCCCGAACCTGAACTGGCAATCGACACAAGCCGAATCCAGCTCTGGGCTGGCATGACATTTGCTTTTTCAGACCGACAGCAGCTAGAAATGCTGGGTCCTGTCATCACAGAAGGTGATGGAAAGGCTATATGCCTGTATTTAGAGGATGACACCTCCACGACCAGGACTATTGTGGACGATTTACAGAGACATGCGGGCAAGAAGGTTGTGGTACGTTCTCACGAGAAGAAGTATCAACAGATTATTATGGATGCTATGGGAGAATTGGCTAATAAGGACATCATTGTGATCGACGCAGCTGACTTGCTACCTGCTGTGAAAGAGTGTAACCCTAGCATCCTGTGGCACAAGGCTCAGTCGTTGTCTAAAAACATTCCAAGACCAAAAGTTGAACGACTAGACACTGTGCTAATGcctccagaagaaccagAGAATAAGAAGCCTTCCAAACCTGCCTCTCGCCCTGCTGTGAACAGAGTCAAGCGAGCACCTCCAAAACAGATGGATCTGCTGAATTTCTTTGTTAAGGAAGAGACTGATTCCCCTCCACAACCAGAAATTACTAGCTCGCAAGATAAGCAAAGtcaacctccttcttctaAAGGATCTTCGCAGAGGCGACCTTTAAAACAGAGAGCTCGGGTGGAGCCCATAGACAACCTCCTTCTATTCCAACAACCCCTGAAGAGGCAGAAGGTTGACAACAATGCTGAAACGGAGGGGAAAGAGACAGCCGATTCAGCTGAGGAGTTGGTGATTGATGATGCAGACATCGTCATGGATAATATCGATCTGCACGAAGAGTCGCTTATTTCCGAAGCTGCTCCACAAAACACCCATAAACCCGTCGACTTTTCATCAGCTGTCCAGAACATCAAATCAGAAcacgccaaggaggaggaggcgaATCTAGACACCGAATCTTTGGCCCAGCTTTCTATTGAAGTCAAGGAAGGATCTATTGCTGTCCGaagaccaccacctttGCAAGCTACTCGAATGATGTCTGTTGTTAACGCGGCAAGATATGACGGTCGCAGAAACTTTAAGAAATTCAAAAAGCAGCTTCCTGGCTACGCCGAGAATACGACCCATGGGTCGTTTTCGCGATTCGACAGGCGATTCGTGGCACTGGTTCCTGATAAACCTGCGCAATCTGATCAAACATCAATCGATGACATGCTCCATGCAGGGGAAAACTTGACGGACAGAAGAATCCGAATTCTACGCGAAAGAGGCGAGCCTCAGAAGAAGTATCGGGCATtggatgatgatggagaggaTGGtgctgaggaggctgatgatgacgaccTGTTCTTGAAAGACTCCGAGCCTGAAGAGGAGTCGGAGGTTCAGACATCTCATGCTGCAATAACTATCGATGATGATAGCGAAGACGAAACCGCCTTCAAGTTTTCTAAGTGA
- a CDS encoding uncharacterized protein (Compare to YALI0E02530g, some similarities with uniprot|Q8LG23 Arabidopsis thaliana RNA-binding protein putative) translates to MGITENEPTPLRSTEGWIIIVDNLHPEISEEDLTDFYSTYGDVQVAHVNLDRRTGYAKGYALLQFATKDDADTAIAETNGVEFLEHNLEVSFAFHEADTSISQHRIRGSENRSRSPGRRR, encoded by the exons ATGGGTATTACAGAAA ACGAACCCACACCTCTACGAT CCACGGAGGGATGGATCATCATTGTCGACAACCTACATCCAGAAATTAGTGAGGAGGATCTCACAGACTTCTACAGCACATACGGAGATGTCCAGGTAGCCCACGTCAACCTGGATCGAAGAACTGGTTACGCCAAAGGGTATGCTCTCCTCCAGTttgccaccaaggacgatGCCGATACAGCTATTGCAGAGACTAACGGAGTTGAGTTTCTGGAGCACAACCTGGAGGTGTCGTTCGCCTTCCATGAAGCAGACACCTCCATTTCACAACATCGAATTCGTGGATCTGAGAATCGGAGCAGGAGTCCTGGACGAAGACGATAG